In Plasmodium brasilianum strain Bolivian I chromosome 12, whole genome shotgun sequence, the genomic window AACATAACGTATAATAAGACAGGATATAGAGAATTTAAACAAAACgaacttaaaaaaagaatgaaagaaaatgaaaaaagtactagtaatgataaaaataagggAGAACAAAAGAGAACAGaggtaaatataaatatatattctgacatcggaagggaaaaaattaacaatgaTAAATTAAGTGGGCTTGCTTCTCCTCATAGTGAGGATGAAGTACCTCCTGGTAATTCAGAATATACTTCAAATAGTATAACCAATGTAACGGTGAGTGATGTAAGAAAACTGTATTacaaaaaagttattaaaaGTATTAGAGAAGcgaaagaagaaataataaaatgggatgagagaaaaaaatgttcaagAAGCAGATGGAATTTGACAAAAGAAGAATTGAACTTACTTCCTGAACAAGTCagaaaattgtatttttataaacacaAGCAGTATGAGGAGGAGAAGAGGGATATGATAAGAAAGATGAGTGAGGTATCAGTATCGCAAGATACACTGCGTAATGTGGACCAAGTGCCGTATGGTATCAGGACTGCTGGCTGTAATAGTGGTAGAGATCCTGTGGCGGATGGTATTGCAATGAACGATGAAGCATTAACAATGAATTTAGAGAGTAAGGGAACAAACGAAGATGATGCctttcaaaataattttcagaACTTCAGGTTATTAGAAGAcaacattttatatacaaaacCGAAGTCTCCTATtgacaatattttatatgagtGGGATGACTCACTTCAATGTACATGGAGGAAAAGAGCTGAAGAAGTTATTAGAGATGTTATAATGTATGACTATCCATATAAGGAATTAAGAAGACCATCAAATTTAGATTTGTATGATGTTACATGGTATGCTGGTAAAGTAGAAGTATTTGTAACCAtagaagaaggaaaaaattataatatttcattattcgACTTAAAACAattagttaaaaaaattgcagaAAGATTGAAAGAATTAGAAATTGATGAAGAAATTGTTATTCTTCCCTTTTTTGAGTTAATTGTTTCATCCTTAccaagtaaaaatatactagTATGTAGAAAAGACTGGAATAGAAACATAGGTAAAGATGTTGTCGTGttttttaaagataatatatttgaaccACTGGAAGGTATTTTGCTAGGATCGCCTAGTGTATTTCACGTTATTATTAATGtgaatgatgaaaaaattgaaaatgttATGGCTCACCTTATTGACAAAATTGTCCTAAAAAATACGAAAGATGAGCTAAGGGATCATATCGTTCTGAAAGCAGGTATTGGTCAGGAGGGGGGCTCGTCCGAGGACAAAGGGAGTGCACTAAGTGCAACGGAAGGTTCATTAGTAAACGGAGAAGAGGAGGAAGAGGAAGGAAAGCAGGGTGACGAAACGAAAAAGAAGCAGAGGGAAAAGGAGAACTATATGCACAGGAAtgtaaaaaaggatataacaaaaatgagGGATCAGAGAAGTGAAAGAAGCACAAAATTTGCTAAACAGGACTATGATGAAGACGATGACGATAACGAAGACAAGATAAGGGGAATTCAGTTCGATGACCTGAAAAAACTGAAGGATATCAACAAATcctataaggaaaaaaatattgatattattaaaaatattaacaagatagacgatgaaaataatagcaGCATGATCAACTCTCCTTTCGATGAAGATGAGGAGGAAGAAGATGAATATGAGGAGGATGAAGAATATGACAATGAAATAGAATCGGACAATGGAGAATATGATGACTACATGCCGGACGAATGAGCTATTTCGaattggaaaaaaaggagtacCCCGTGTactaatttttatcataccCAAGGAGTGTTAACTTGGGCGTGTGGGTAAGTTggttatgtatatatttacattataacATCTTCAACTTGCTGCATAATTGACCGCGTGTTATAACTGGTTTATCATTGTCGTAAAGTGCCATTGTAGACACGTTCACCTCTTGCGTTTTTTCCTGCACCGCACTCTTTTTATCACATTTTTTCAGTTTTTATcactttttattactttttatcactttttattactttttatcactttttattacttttcattactttttatcaccttttattactttttatcacattttttcacttttcaaatattttcacttttcactttttttcacttttttaaaaaattttatgtcgtaataacaaagaaaaaaaaaataaataaataaaaatatatatatatatatatatatatatatatatgtatgtatataaagatatagatatatatgtatataaagatatagatatagatagatataaattaaagtgatacaataaaatgcaaaataagATGACTACATAAAACCGGctgaacaaaacaaaataacaagGCAACAATACATTTCATGCGCAAAACCAAATTAACTGCAAGAGTTtcacacaaatatataatgagtaaaaatatacacgCTTTGTAAGTTTTACTGACTTCAAAATTTTGACcttatgcaaaaaaaataaaaaaaaatgttacacatatatatgtggtaATTTATTTACAGATAGTGGGAAAAGCTATTACGCAAAAGTGTTTTCAGAAGGATAACCCTTAATAcaatatttccattttgttaACGCGTTCTGCTATTTTTTGCtgctataattttttcctttttatgcACGCTTGCTTACGTTACTGCTTCATCTGGGGGGTGTAAATGAAAGCCGGTTTGACATTCTTCAGAACTGTGTCTAATGTGTGAAGAAACATGGACGCATTCTTGTCCTGAGTAAAGGTCTTCAAATGTTTAAAATACTCAGtttgtaaaaaagaaaagtatttaatatgatgaaaataatatgcaaAGAATTGATTATAATAAGTGTTAATACTGTTTTTCGATATTACTTCATTTGTGAAATTATATGTTAGCAAATTTCGTAAAAAGACTAACTGCTCAAatgaatttaaattaaatatttcaaaatttttataaactaatatgtagtatatattattataataaatcatATCTTCATATTCCCAAtgatctatatatatattcattatttttttattttctattaatgAGATTAATTCATTCCTTTTATCAAAAATGTGTCTTATTTCatctttaataattttccagattttatttttttcaattacctcattttttattatatgactaatatttatttctgggataatatttaaatcattttttaataaatatatattattttcacttaATGACAATGCATCATTTTTTATCCTACTCACCGCTTCACCTTCATCAAAAAAACACAAAGTCGTTACACTGTTTGATATGGTATCCGGACTTTCCTCCTCCTTCATATGTAACATGTCCGAGTACATGAAGGCGTCTAACGAGTACTCACAATGGGCGATGCATCGAACGCCGCTATATTTGCTATCACTATTGGTCGTTCTAATAGCAGTGGTATTAGTATCCGTAGAACTCGTAATAGTCGTGCCTGTGGCAACCCTTCTGGATGATGCTCCCTTGCAGTCCATACCTCGACCCGCTCGCACATTTTCCTCAACATCCACCACGTAATGGGGATACACGGAAAACGAGAAAATTTTCGAAAGGATGGTGTAAATAGATAAAGGGAGTGCAGAAACGCACAACCATTTGgtttcgtttattttttcatttctgtgataataattttttattaaagtgtTCATTTCGTTTTGCAATTCTAAAACAATTTCACTATATGTGgttacattataaaaaacgaatataacatttttatatatttttttatattcgtttaaattatataaggaCAAAATAGGGGAAACGTAAATTGAAACTTTGGAAGAGTCCTTTGCCGttgaatttattaatattatatcatttgggatttttacattttcgtatatataattttttgagtataatttttccatctcttccattttttcctcctcctcctcctcctcttttttatataaccaatttttttttttttcacatgaCCAGTTGTGCGTATTTCTGAACCGTTCAtacaaattttgaaaaaggtTAACAATTTCTGATTTACAGCTATTTGCgcaaatgataaaaaaattttcatcttttttaattaagttAACTAacaaattttcataaataattgAGTTTAGCACACTTTGTTTCCCTTGATTTTTACCTCCTATTACACACACTTTTTGtccataatttattttattgaaaatatcGTTAAGGAAAAGGCTActatataattgtttttttatggCTCTTTTGCTGTATATTTCTTTGCTGTTTTGActaaacaaatttatatttatattagaaTTTAATTCTAAGTTTAAATATGAGTTTacgcttttattttttttaaaaaaaatataatttaaatactCCAACGGggaaaatacattttttttttcttctacatTAGCCGACATTTGTTCActcgtctttttttttccattcttttgatccttatttttcaattttttttcctcactCATTTCAAAactcttttcatttattttaccaAATACAATGCTGtttctatttatttgtaaaacTATGCCATACGAATGAGCGTCTAACTTAATAATATCTCCTATTTTTTTGCACTCACTTCTTTCCTCATCCACTATTATTAGTAGCTCTTCATTCTTACACCCATTGTTAGTTACCTTCAAAATTGGATAttctttgaatatattttttaattcttcatcAAACAGATTTGCCTtcctactttttttaaaattgttctTTTCGATGCATGTTGTAATATGcctctttttattatcatagtGGCAGTACTTTAAATTGCTCTTACTCACTGCTGTTAAATTAagatagtttttttttaaaatatacaagtaaggatgaaataaattaattttctttgAAAAAGGTGCCATTCTCACTAATTTACAAGTGATAagcatttttataaagaattaCAACATGATGCATAAGAGTTACGTAGATATATTTCGTATATTtctatcaaaaaaaatagagaaaaaatttgtaaattatatacatgatATATGGAACAcgaggaataaaaaaaagatgaaaaaaaaaaaaaaaaaaagaagaagagtacaattttattgtatactccaattttgtaaaatatgttataatatacCATCGAgcaggggaaaaaaaaaaaaaaatactagaTCCTTAACATGCTTAAAATTAAGCACAAATACATGCACTTGAAAATATAAACCGGTCCAATACTACATTATATTCTCTTTATTGTGCAACTATATCATACATTTTCTTGACCACACCATGATGTCGTCATCTACACGCTGTTGTTTCGccattttttctcttaacCAGTTCattgtttcattttgtttctACCATATAAAAACCtaattgaaaaatgaaaagagtaaataaaattcgatatacacaaaaaaatgttcaaGGTTACGTCAATATgcttaagaaaaattaaggaaATTCTCTCTTTATACATGCAAGTCAGAAAAAGGGgcaaaaacattttttttcttttttttttttcttttttttttttttcttatgccTTTATATATGATGCTCACATTTTGATGCAAGCCACTGTGagtttttttctaattttactGAATTTAACAATTTAGCgtaaaaaagaggaaatgGAATGAACGGAAAAAATGCACAAAGCGTATCCCTCTTGTGTGTAGCAGAATTAAAAGAGCAGGAGGACCACAAATAGGGAAAACTACTGTCGTGATGAGTCCTCTTCATCAGATGGGATAATctctttcattttgtttctAGACTTTTCCATCctttgttataataattgaaaatagaataaaaaaaaaaaaagaaagaaaatgaaaaaaagagagaaaaaaaagagaaataaaaagagagaaaaaaaagagaaataaaaagagaaaaaaaaaagagaaaaaaaaaagagaaaaaaaaagacatccACATTTTCatctactttattttttattcattatgttattttatttttttttttcttattgttTCCTTATATAACGATTCGAGGAAAAGAGGAAAGAGAAGCTGAGCAGTGCAATATTCAATATCATTATTAACCTAACCTCATGATAACGATGTGTGATAgactatgtatatatacacatatacatatgtacgtatgatGAACCGCTCTAGCGTTtgtttatatcatttattgCTTGTAATCatactatttttatctttgCTAAAATAAAAGCAGTTTCTTCTATATGAATGTTTTagtttttatcttttccatTTTGCATTGTCTTTAAAAGAGCAAAATATCGTATTGCCTTCATGAAAACGAAGAATAGTCAATCGTTGTTAAGAGAAGAAAgctatttataaaataaaagaaatctAGGAGTACTcaatattttgcatattttgaAAGAGGTGTTTAcagggaaaaaaagaaaaatataccaTACGATACGGTACTATACCATACCACACCATACCATAAGAAATTATGCGGTATACTATATGGTACGGTAAGATAATATATGAAGCGTATAACAATACTATTTTAATAGTAAACACACAAAGAATATGCAATTAGGATAAGGGATTTCTTAAAATGAGTTATGGGATTAGCAAACTAACATCAGTTGAGAGTGAGTACTTACAAAAGAGcggaaagaaaagaagacaGAAAACCTTAACAGATAAGGAAATTTCTTATGATTATCAAGTAAATGATACAAGAATTATAGATCAAGTAAATATATCAATTGGAGTTAACGATGCTGTAGAGAAGACATATAATAACCTTAGAGAAGAGGAGCAGAGAGAACAGTACAGGGTTGTGAAAGATTCTAATGTTGTAGAAGATTCTAATGGTATAGAAGATTCTAAAAGTGTAGAAGATTCAAAAAGTGTAGAAGATGCTAATTGTGTAAAATATtctaattatgtaaaaaattctAGTTGTACAAACGATTCTAATTGTGAAGAAGGCATAAAAGAGGAAAACTCGGAAGAGGACTACGACACATTAGAAGTTATTAGACAACTGAGTTCTATCCAAATAGAATCAGATGATGAAAATTGTAATAAGGATAAAATAGCTCATaataagaaagaaaatattaattccaaaaaagagaaaaaagaaaaaaaaaaaaagaaaaaaagaaaaaaaaagagaggaaaaaataatttgtctCTTATTTATGACACTTCCGATGTAGAATGTGTTGAAGATGCAGTCGTATATGATGAATCGAGTAAAATATaccattttcatttaattttaatttattttattttattatatttattttttttttttttcatttatttggtTAGTATTTATGATATGTATATTGCTACTACTGTACGTACTTCGACACTGCTTTTTTGCTTCACCTTTAGGGGGAAGGGGGGGAGAAAAATGAATTTGTTAGTTGTGTTGTGGAGTACTCTTTTCAtttatgaaaagaaaaaatgagaaaaaggattatttatttttttttaccattcaTAACATATATGCCATTCATACCATTTCACATCTTTCCCTTTGCATATGTTTCACGCCCCCTTTTCAAAAGAGGACACGGAATTTCCTGACCTGCAAGAATTATTTTCAGAGTATAatgagaaatatttttttagcaaATTAAAATCAGTACAAGTGAAATGGAGCAATAAAATGAAGTTGTGCGCAGggatatgtatatttaaggTATGCTACACACCCGGTTACTTGTGCATATACCCATACATTCACTTATACACATTTTACGCTCAAGTCGAATAAATGCTACCATTATTTAATTGCATTTCTGCTTCCACACAAATACTTATGTCCAATGGGTTTAATGAcctttacttttattttatagaaatCGGGTTACTGCTGCATTCGGTTATCACTTCCCCTTCTGAAgctaagaaaaataaaggaatacAGAGTATATACTAATTTTCACCTTacaaacctttttttttttccccttttacTTGTGCTATATTatgctaatatatatatatgtatatatatatatatatatatatatatatataatatatatatatatatacatatatattattttataggaGACGTTACTTCATGAAATGATTCATgcgtttttatttttaacaagaCATAACTCTAGACACGATGGACATGGACCTGTAATAgtgatacatatatatttatctgcttatttatttgtgcatatatttatttattcgtatatttatttatgcgtatatttatttatgcgtatatttatttatgcgtatatttacttatgcatatatttatttatgaatttatatatttattacctttatttttattttattattttttttttttttttgtgtgtgtgGATCAAAAATTTCGCATTTTCGTTTACATTAACAATCGAAATATGCTACTACCCATTTTGTATTACgcttaaaaaaaggaatttaaAAAGCACATGTACAGAATAAATAAAGCAACAGGACTATGTATTACGATTTATCATAGTTTTCATAACGAAGTCAACTTCTATAGAAATCATGTCTGGAGGTGCACGGTAAAAACAGCGGAAAAATgcacaaaaaatatacataaaaaaagagaagaaaaaaacatataatatatagacAAAAATGGACcaataaacaaaatagtaaaagtatgataaacaaattatgtattcttaaaattttttctttcttttctttcttttctttcttttcttttttttcttttttgcaaAAAGGGGGTTTGCCGAACTTACCCTCCTCATTTTGGGTATGTCAAGAGATCCATGAACAGGCCCCCGGGACCAAAGGAAAAATGGTGTAAGTTAAGGCATaggcataaaaaaaaaaaaaaaaaaatgaagttgAAGCAATGGAGATGTGGTAATAGAGAGGTGGCAATATAAACGAAAcaaaacaggaaaaaaaaaaaaaaaaaaaaaaaaaaaagtttcatATGTTGACCTCCTCCTCACACCCAACACACACACAATTGTGCAACGAAGAAGCCATTTAGAAAACCTTAAAatggaaattttaaaaatacaaacaaaATTCTTAACATGTTCAGGGAGAAGACACTCATCGTACTGTTGTGGCAATTTCGtcaaaattaatgaaatcgaggatgttaaaaataaggaGTTAGGAGATCAGCAAAAGGGAATTCAAGTCGTTGTTCCATTCGATAATAAAttagataaaataaaggagaaaaaaaaaaaaaaaatggtaatacAAGCTGTAAACGTGtgtttgtatatgtacgtatgtgcatacatatatacatctatatatgcataatacaTACCAACATAGACACACACCTCTTGTACTCATGCACTCACACTACTTTTACTCCACTTAAATTTCAATATGACTGCTGTACTCCCTCAACCTCTACTACTCATACGAAAGAATTCTTTGAAAAAAGAGATGACAATATGGATAAGGAAGCAGTTAACGATGCCATAATTATATTAGACTCAAAAGAAAGTTTTTCAGAAAAAAGATTAGATGAAGATAATTTAGACATAATTAACATCATTAAAAACTTATTTAACGATAACcaagataaaatattatcattcCCTGATATTTCTATTGATTACCATAAAGCATTtgaaagcaaaaaatattttgaaatagaCTAAGCTTAGTACAGCACGAGGTaacaatatattacatttcgatctgcttttttttttaggcAATTTGTCAGTTCATCCTGCCTATACCCCagtaatactttttttttttttttttttttttcttttttttttttaaaaaaaaagtattatatttttaaatgtacatttttcTCACCTAATACATTCTTATCAATTTCGTTTTATGCTTACCCGAAACGTTCCAACGTTTATGCATGTACTTATGGCCACTTAcatacgtatttatataaatgtatacagtACGTATTCGtgaattttgtttttccctGCGCGTGCAGATTTTACTGCATAGAACTGTAGCAATTTACGCGGAAggaaaggggaaaaaaataaaataaaacataatattagTAAAACATAGtatagtataatataatacaatatgataaaatataatagagTTAAACATAATAACAAATTGCCAAACGGAATATTTCCGAATTTATTTTCCGCCCAACAGACGTAAATTTCAACATAACTGCGAATCATGTTGATGaataatatgcaaaaaaaaaaaaaaaaaatctgcaattttcattttgcatatttaacGAAGTGtacttattaataatatacactATGAATCTAACCTCTCAGTAATTT contains:
- a CDS encoding hypothetical protein (conserved Plasmodium protein); this encodes MAPFSKKINLFHPYLYILKKNYLNLTAVSKSNLKYCHYDNKKRHITTCIEKNNFKKSRKANLFDEELKNIFKEYPILKVTNNGCKNEELLIIVDEERSECKKIGDIIKLDAHSYGIVLQINRNSIVFGKINEKSFEMSEEKKLKNKDQKNGKKKTSEQMSANVEEKKNVFSPLEYLNYIFFKKNKSVNSYLNLELNSNININLFSQNSKEIYSKRAIKKQLYSSLFLNDIFNKINYGQKVCVIGGKNQGKQSVLNSIIYENLLVNLIKKDENFFIICANSCKSEIVNLFQNLYERFRNTHNWSCEKKKNWLYKKEEEEEEEKMEEMEKLYSKNYIYENVKIPNDIILINSTAKDSSKVSIYVSPILSLYNLNEYKKIYKNVIFVFYNVTTYSEIVLELQNEMNTLIKNYYHRNEKINETKWLCVSALPLSIYTILSKIFSFSVYPHYVVDVEENVRAGRGMDCKGASSRRVATGTTITSSTDTNTTAIRTTNSDSKYSGVRCIAHCEYSLDAFMYSDMLHMKEEESPDTISNSVTTLCFFDEGEAVSRIKNDALSLSENNIYLLKNDLNIIPEINISHIIKNEVIEKNKIWKIIKDEIRHIFDKRNELISLIENKKIMNIYIDHWEYEDMIYYNNIYYILVYKNFEIFNLNSFEQLVFLRNLLTYNFTNEVISKNSINTYYNQFFAYYFHHIKYFSFLQTEYFKHLKTFTQDKNASMFLHTLDTVLKNVKPAFIYTPQMKQ